The Xylanivirga thermophila nucleotide sequence TACAGTGAAGGCGGGACATACTACGACACCAAGAAGGTAAAAACTCCAGATGGTCGAGTGTGGAAGTTTTTGTACGATGGGAGCATCAATTGCCAAAGAAAAGAAGGTAGAAGAAAAGTAGCTGCAGGTAGAGATTATAGCGTTGAGCTGGTTAGCCCAATCCTAACCTACCGGGTGGACATTGAAATTTTGCAGGAGCTAGTAAGAAAGCTTCGCAAAGCTGGAGCCTTTACAAATACATCATGCGGAATTCACATTCATCTAGACGGTGCTGAACATACCCCACGAAGCATTCGAAACTTTGTAAATATCATTGCAAGCAAAAATGACTTATTTTATAAAGCACTTCAGATTGCACCGCAGAGAATGAATTACTGCAAAAAGATGGACAGCATTTTGGTTGAGAAGATGAACCATAAAAAGCCTAAAACGATGAGACAAATTGAGGACATTTGGTACGAAGGTTACAGCGAGAGTAGAAGCACTCATTACCACAACAGCCGCTACCATTTCCTCAACCTTCACAGCTTTTTTACCGGAAACCATACAGTTGAACTTAGAGGATTTAATAGCGAACTTCATGCAGGAAAGATAAGAAGCTACATTGTTCTAGCACTTGCCATCAACCAC carries:
- a CDS encoding amidoligase family protein, whose translation is MLSAKFGIEIEFTGITRERAARVAAEFLQGIYSEGGTYYDTKKVKTPDGRVWKFLYDGSINCQRKEGRRKVAAGRDYSVELVSPILTYRVDIEILQELVRKLRKAGAFTNTSCGIHIHLDGAEHTPRSIRNFVNIIASKNDLFYKALQIAPQRMNYCKKMDSILVEKMNHKKPKTMRQIEDIWYEGYSESRSTHYHNSRYHFLNLHSFFTGNHTVELRGFNSELHAGKIRSYIVLALAINHQALTQKCASAKKPQVENEKFAMRSYLNRIGFIGDEFANCREHLTAALSGSAAWRFRAA